One window of the Candidatus Rhabdochlamydia sp. T3358 genome contains the following:
- a CDS encoding 5-formyltetrahydrofolate cyclo-ligase has product MKNRSCAKQLMREELIKIRKGLCEARKKQAAHNAYLQLSEKLKPYKSILSFYSIKNEININLLNQDLFKEHKLLLPKIEDTGLSAHKITKFEFISSAFGILEPHPEFSIPIPLEQIDCILVPALGFDRLCHRIGYGKGHYDQFLEKLKKDHFKPYTIGIGFQEQLCIKPLPAERHDIALDELLLF; this is encoded by the coding sequence ATGAAGAACCGCTCTTGCGCTAAACAGTTAATGAGAGAAGAACTCATTAAGATACGTAAAGGTCTTTGCGAAGCTAGAAAAAAACAAGCTGCCCATAACGCTTATTTGCAACTTAGTGAAAAGTTAAAACCCTACAAAAGCATACTTTCTTTCTACAGCATTAAAAATGAAATCAACATCAATTTATTGAACCAAGATCTGTTCAAAGAACATAAACTTTTACTACCTAAAATAGAAGATACAGGTCTTAGCGCTCATAAAATTACCAAGTTCGAATTTATTTCTTCTGCTTTTGGTATACTAGAGCCTCATCCAGAATTCTCTATTCCTATTCCTCTAGAACAGATCGATTGCATTTTAGTACCTGCATTAGGCTTTGATCGACTGTGCCATCGCATAGGCTATGGCAAGGGTCATTACGATCAATTTTTAGAAAAACTAAAAAAAGATCACTTCAAACCTTATACAATAGGAATCGGTTTTCAAGAACAGCTCTGCATTAAGCCTTTACCTGCTGAAAGGCATGATATTGCTCTAGATGAATTATTGTTATTTTAA
- a CDS encoding YggT family protein — protein sequence MSILLANIIHWIFFVYTIMLTLRILGSWFPSFSHTRFMHFLRFYTDPYLNVFRNLIPPIGGRLDLSPIIAFFALQFLEIFFLRLFT from the coding sequence ATGTCTATTTTACTAGCTAATATTATTCACTGGATTTTCTTTGTCTATACGATCATGTTGACCTTGCGTATATTGGGTTCCTGGTTTCCTTCTTTTTCCCATACGCGTTTTATGCATTTTTTACGGTTTTATACAGACCCTTATTTAAATGTATTTAGAAACCTGATTCCTCCTATTGGCGGGCGTTTAGATTTAAGTCCAATCATTGCTTTTTTTGCTCTCCAATTCCTTGAAATCTTCTTTCTGCGGCTTTTTACCTAA
- the dusB gene encoding tRNA dihydrouridine synthase DusB — MSLLQKSFSLGSLVLPSNIFCAPLAGCSDLPFRRMLAKYKPGLIFCEMVKMDALVRQNPKTCRFLDFEPTMHPIGAQLCGSKPELAAECARIIQDLGFDSLDLNCGCPVDKVTKDGSGSGMLKTPQLIGDILANMVSAVQIPVTVKIRAGWDSSQINAVEIVKIAEAAGAKAICIHGRTRAQAYRGPANWDWIRECKQAAQTIKVIGNGDVFSAVDAEKLFLYTGCDAILIARGTMGHPWIVEDVYEYLTTKKIPTRTSYERRDIFLEHLEHIISYQEERKAVQDLRRVGCWFLKSMQGASKLREAINRAESTLEIRKLITDYAWEEVIVSSSKTEEEISSC, encoded by the coding sequence ATGTCCTTACTGCAGAAATCTTTTTCATTAGGCTCTCTTGTTCTTCCTTCTAATATCTTTTGCGCTCCCCTAGCCGGTTGTTCAGATCTTCCTTTTCGTCGAATGCTCGCTAAGTACAAACCCGGTTTGATTTTTTGTGAGATGGTCAAAATGGATGCTTTGGTGCGCCAGAACCCCAAAACCTGTCGTTTTTTAGACTTTGAGCCTACCATGCATCCTATCGGTGCACAATTATGTGGGAGCAAGCCAGAGCTTGCAGCAGAATGTGCGCGTATTATTCAAGACTTAGGCTTTGATAGTCTTGATTTAAACTGCGGATGTCCTGTTGATAAAGTGACAAAAGATGGTAGTGGTTCGGGAATGTTAAAAACACCTCAATTAATTGGTGACATCTTAGCAAATATGGTATCTGCGGTACAAATTCCTGTTACTGTTAAAATCCGTGCTGGTTGGGATAGCTCTCAAATTAATGCAGTAGAAATTGTGAAGATTGCTGAAGCAGCAGGAGCCAAAGCGATTTGTATTCATGGAAGAACTAGAGCTCAAGCTTATAGAGGTCCTGCGAACTGGGATTGGATTCGCGAATGCAAACAAGCAGCACAAACCATCAAAGTAATCGGTAATGGTGACGTCTTTTCAGCTGTTGATGCAGAAAAGCTTTTTTTATACACGGGATGCGATGCCATTTTAATTGCTCGTGGTACGATGGGCCATCCTTGGATTGTAGAAGATGTCTATGAATATCTAACCACAAAAAAAATACCCACTCGAACTTCTTATGAAAGACGCGATATCTTTTTAGAACATCTAGAGCACATTATCTCTTATCAAGAAGAGAGAAAAGCCGTTCAAGATTTAAGAAGAGTTGGGTGCTGGTTTTTAAAAAGCATGCAAGGTGCATCTAAATTACGCGAAGCGATTAACAGAGCAGAGTCAACGCTAGAGATCCGCAAGCTAATCACAGATTATGCTTGGGAAGAGGTGATTGTCTCTTCTTCCAAAACAGAAGAAGAAATCTCTTCTTGTTAA